One genomic window of Medicago truncatula cultivar Jemalong A17 chromosome 1, MtrunA17r5.0-ANR, whole genome shotgun sequence includes the following:
- the LOC25484948 gene encoding patatin-like protein 6: protein MDSSDQFEMQEPSIETDKLSYEIFSILESKFLFGYDDQKLWFPKQIPDVDSQQQPTVATAAVDSVSAVKNQRGKICILAIDGGGMRGILAGKALAYLENALKKKSGDQNAKIADYFDVAAGAGVGGIFTAMLFATKDQRKPIFSADDTWRFLAEQGKKFYRQGASSGGRGFLKRLFGSGGSSSVETATAGMEKTVKEAFTAENGRCLTLKDTLKPVLIPCYDLSSTAPFLFSRADALETDSFDFRLWEVCRATSAEPGLLEPVQMRSIDGVTKCVAVDGGLAMNNPTGAAITHVLHNKQEFPFVRGVEDLLVLSLGTGQLLEVNYDYDRVTRWKAKDWARPMARISSDASADLVDQAVAMAFGHCRSTNYVRVQASGSSMGQCGPNVDTDASPSNVKMLMGIADEMLKQENVESVLFGGKKIGEQSNFQKLDWLAGELVQEHQRRSCRIAPTVAFKQATPKPT from the exons ATGGATTCTAGTGATCAATTTGAAATGCAAGAACCAAGCATTGAAACGGATAAGCTCAGCTATGAAATCTTCTCTATTCTTGAAAGCAAGTTTCTCTTTGGATACGATGATCAAAAGCTCTGGTTCCCTAAGCAAATACCTGATGTTGACTCTCAACAACAACCAACCGTCGCCACCGCCGCCGTTGACTCTGTTTCCGCCGTCAAGAATCAGCGTGGAAAGATATGTATACTCGCAATCGACGGAGGAGGTATGCGAGGTATTCTTGCTGGAAAAGCTCTCGCTTATCTTGAGAATGCGTTGAAGAAAAAATCCGGTGATCAGAACGCCAAAATAGCTGATTATTTTGACGTGGCAGCCGGTGCCGGCGTCGGAGGTATTTTCACGGCGATGTTGTTTGCTACAAAGGATCAACGGAAACCGATTTTCTCGGCGGATGACACGTGGCGGTTTTTGGCGGAACAGGGGAAGAAATTCTATCGTCAGGGAGCAAGCTCCGGTGGGAGAGGATTTCTCAAGAGACTATTCGGTAGCGGAGGTTCGAGTTCCGTTGAAACAGCGACGGCGGGGATGGAGAAAACGGTGAAAGAAGCTTTTACGGCGGAGAATGGTCGTTGTTTAACGCTGAAAGATACTTTAAAACCGGTTCTGATACCGTGCTATGATTTATCCAGTACGGCGccgtttttgttctcacgtgcGGACGCTTTAGAAACGGATAGTTTTGACTTTCGTTTATGGGAGGTGTGTAGAGCAACTTCAGCTGAACCGGGTTTACTTGAACCGGTTCAAATGCGCTCCATTGATGGTGTAACGAAGTGTGTGGCGGTTGATGGTGGTTTGGCTATGAATAACCCTACAGGTGCGGCGATTACACACGTGCTTCATAATAAACAGGAGTTTCCGTTCGTCCGAGGGGTGGAGGATTTGCTTGTTCTTTCGCTTGGAACCGGTCAGTTGTTGGAGGTTAACTATGATTATGATCGTGTTACGAGATGGAAGGCGAAGGATTGGGCCCGGCCAATGGCTCGTATTTCGAGTGATGCCTCCGCTGACCTTGTTGATCAGGCCGTTGCTATGGCGTTTGGGCATTGCCGGAGTACTAATTATGTCCGTGTGCAG GCAAGTGGCTCAAGTATGGGGCAATGTGGTCCCAATGTTGATACAGATGCAAGTCCCAGCAATGTAAAGATGCTGATGGGAATAGCAGATGAGATGTTGAAGCAGGAGAATGTGGAGTCAGTTCTGTTTGGAGGGAAGAAGATTGGAGAGCAGAGTAACTTTCAGAAACTTGATTGGCTTGCTGGAGAACTTGTTCAGGAGCATCAGAGGAGGAGCTGCAGAATAGCTCCCACTGTTGCTTTCAAACAAGCTACACCAAAACCCACCTAG